One Scyliorhinus canicula chromosome 12, sScyCan1.1, whole genome shotgun sequence genomic region harbors:
- the LOC119974557 gene encoding fructose-bisphosphate aldolase B-like: MTHQFVTLTPEQKAELSSIAQRIVAPGKGILAADESVGTMGKRLKNINVENTDENRRFFRQVLFTVDSEVTDCIGGIIFFHETLYQKTDDGVLFPQLVKDKGIVVGIKVDKGVVSLAGTDGETVTQGLDGLAERCAQYKKDGAEFAKWRSVLRITEKAPSTLAIEENAWVLARYASICQQQGLVPIVEPEILTDGSHDLQRCQHVTEKVLAACYKALNDHHVYLEGTLLKPNMVTAGHCCTKKYSPEEVGMATVTALRRTVPVAVPGICFLSGGQSEEEASVNLNAINLCPLRKPWKLSFSFGRALQASALLAWSGKDENAELAQEAYGKRAKINSLASKGEYSPSGDTNTAANYSLYAENYTY, encoded by the exons ATGACACATCAGTTCGTAACACTCACTCCGGAACAGAAGGCGGAACTCTCCAGTATTGCCCAGAGGATCGTCGCTCCGGGAAAGGGCATCCTCGCAGCCGATGAGTCTGTCG GCACAATGGGCAAACGCCTGAAAAACATCAACGTGGAAAACACTGATGAGAATCGGAGGTTTTTCCGGCAAGTTCTGTTCACCGTGGACAGTGAAGTTACCGATTGTATCGGAGGGATCATCTTCTTCCACGAGACACTGTACCAGAAAACGGATGATGGAGTCCTGTTTCCCCAACTAGTTAAAGACAAGGGTATTGTCGTCGGCATCAAG GTGGATAAGGGAGTGGTTTCATTGGCTGGGACTGATGGAGAGACAGTGACACAag GACTGGATGGCCTGGCTGAGCGCTGCGCCCAGTACAAGAAGGATGGTGCCGAGTTTGCCAAGTGGCGGAGCGTGCTGCGGATCACCGAGAAGGCACCCTCGACGCTGGCCATCGAGGAGAACGCCTGGGTGTTGGCCCGTTATGCCAGCATCTGCCAGCAG CAAGGTCTGGTGCCCATCGTGGAGCCGGAAATCTTGACCGACGGCAGTCACGACCTCCAGCGCTGTCAGCATGTGACCGAGAAG gTTCTTGCTGCCTGTTATAAGGCTCTGAATGACCACCATGTGTATCTGGAGGGGACTCTGCTCAAACCCAACATGGTGACAGCCGGTCACTGCTGCACCAAGAAGTACAGCCCCGAGGAGGTTGGCATGGCAACTGTCACCGCATTGCGTCGCACCGTCCCCGTGGCAGTGCCTG GTATCTGCTTCCTGTCTGGGGGTCAGAGTGAGGAGGAGGCCTCTGTTAACCTCAATGCCATCAACCTCTGCCCCCTGCGCAAGCCCTGGAAGCTGAGCTTCTCTTTTGGCCGGGCCCTACAGGCCTCTGCCCTCTTGGCCTGGTCTGGGAAGGATGAGAACGCAGAGCTGGCACAAGAGGCCTATGGCAAGAGAGCAAAG ATTAACAGCTTGGCTTCCAAGGGAGAATATTCCCCATCTGGAGACACAAACACTGCTGCCAACTACTCGCTGTACGCTGAGAACTACACGTACTGA